In Glycine max cultivar Williams 82 chromosome 4, Glycine_max_v4.0, whole genome shotgun sequence, the genomic stretch TCAAGAACTCATCTAAGTCTAAGCTGAAATAAGTGATATTCATGTTGATAAGTTTAAATTGTACGCTTTCCTCCCAAATTCATTTTGGAACATATATAGTTCAGTTTTGCCAGAATCATTACCATCTCGTTTTACTATATTCCTTTTAATTGATTGAGCTTGTTGATTTGTAGACGGGAAAGAGGCTTagcaaattatttataaatatagatatCAATCAACTCATCAAAGTGGTTGTTATATTAGAATAACTAACTTAGAAGTCATATAAATAGTACTGAAAATTCTCCAGAGCATGCATGAAGTTGGCATCCTCCTGTTTCCAgtacatatttttgttgttttatgataaaacaataaaatagatGCATAATCATAACAGCAACAGACAAATGATTATGTAGTTTTTTACTCACTTTATCCCGTGCAAAGTGAATACCGCATTAATTTGTTCAAGGAAAGAAAAACCTGCATTGTCGGAGTTTTTGACAATTTCTCAACCagttttgaaaatatttcttccgcaactaataaataataattgattgcTTGACAAACGATGCGTCCAATATTTGAAACAGACCCTTTCAATCACAAACTAGCTATGATTAAATTGAGTGGTGAGATTAAATGAATAATCTCCACAATTCATATATTCAAATGAGAAATACTCGCCAACAGTTTCATTGATATTTCGCATTGAATTAATGAGAAACATGTGAGGAGTCACTACAAAATTCTATCGAAATTCTATCCAACTCAATTTTCAATCAGCAAAAATAATGCTTTTATCAAACGCAGGAGataaaaaccacaaaaaatttGAAGCACATAAAAATTGTATAGGAGATATGAACATTTTCTAGCATATCAATCTCGTTAAGCTTTTCCTACCACGTGTGAGACGTAGTGGTAGgtctaagaaaagaaaaaagtatatcCCAGTCGCTGGATTCCCCCTCCAGGAGAGGAAAGAGAAGGAACTTTCGCAGCAGGGACTATGAAATTTAATGGAAAGACATAGGAATAGGGTAATATCTGCCATAAATCATAATTGTtagttgtttggttttgttttttctttcattctcgtttgaaacagaaaataaagtgataatatatttagttgaatttttaaaaatattttttaaaaaatattttctcacacaaaaaaaataagaataataaaatcttgttttatcagtttttatttttttttctcaccccTTCCCATAGGCTTCtggctctttctttttttcttctatccaCAAACAATAAACCCAACTAAGTCGCATAAGCTTGTTAAGTTTATTGCATTTTTGGCTTCTGCGAAGATAACTAGAATGAGGAACCAGGATGATGTTGTGAACAGTATTAGGGCGATGCTGGAGAAGGCAGAGGCACCCGTAACTGATGAGTGTTGCATCTACAGAGTCCCCTTTGATATCCGCAAGCTCAACGAAGATGCCTACACCCCCAAGGTCGTTTCCATAGGCCCTTTTCACCACAAAGGCAATCCTCGCCTTCAAAACATGGAGAAACACAAACTCATCTATTGCAACGCATTTCTTAAACGTTCCAACACAGGCTTGGAGACCTGGATCCGCTACATACAGGACGTAGAGCCCCGATTCCGTAGCTGTTACTCAGACGCCCTTGAGTTCACCAAGGAGGAGCTGCTGAAAATCATCCTTGTGGATTCTGGTTTTATATTTGAGCTTTTTTGGTTGACCTATTATGAAGAAAACTCAGGGAACAATGGATCGATTCTTTTAAAACCCTGGTTGACTACTAATGTAAGATTGGATCTGTTGTTGCTTGAGAACcaacttcctttttttgttctcGACCATCTTTTCGGTCTCTCGATGCAGTCTTACACCTCTACATCTGGCCGCGGCGGTAAAAAGAATATCCCTCCATTTATTGCTTTTACATTTGactatttttccttttacaaTAGATCCGAATTGAACTTCCATGGTGTTATGATAAAACACTTCACGGATCTCTTAAGAACTTTTCACCTGCAACATCCTCAGCAAAATCGCATCGAGAAGACAGTTGTACATCTTCCCAGTGCTGCTGAGTTGTCGGAAGCAGGGGTGAGGTTTAAGGCTAACACCACAAGCAAATGCTGCTTGCTGGACTTGAAATTTTCAGGAGGTGTTCTTGAAATCCCGCAGTTGAAAGTGCAAGATTGGACTGAACTTATATTTCGCAATATGGTGGCTTTGGAGCAGTGTCATTATCCCTACCATTCCTTTGTTACAGACTATGTTGCTGTTTTGGACTTCCTTGTAAATACCAGTAGAGATGTGGATGTACTTGTTCGAAAGGGAGTACTCGTTAACTGGCTAGGGGATAGCGATTCTGTGGCTGACATGTTTAATGGTCTTTGGAAAAATGTTACACATATAAATTTCAGTTCCCATTACTCTGAACTCTGCCAAAAGTTGAATGCTTTTTGTAGAAACCCTTGCCATAAATTGAAGTCCACTCTTAGGCGAGATTATTGTAAGACTCCTTGGCAAATTGCTGTTTCCATTGCTGGAATTGTTCtccttgttctctctttggttcAATCAGTTTGTTCTGTCTTGCAAGTAATACAACAATAGAGTATATGCCTCCCCTCAGCCCGAAAGGCCAggtaaatttcaattattgttAAATGCTggattattcttaattttttttcttattcttttcgaTTTCTACTTCATTCCTTTGGTCTAACGATGTTTCAGTGACTTCCTTATTTCAGGTGCTGTAACATATTAATTTACTCCTTCCCAAAATTACTCATCACGACGGGATGATGATGGGTATGCATGaagtcccctccttccttattcctcctttgtttttttttttttttttcaattttatgttcGCTAGCTCTTCTTTATTGCACAATTATTAGGAACTCAACtgtccttttttgtttttgtttggtttGCTTTGTTGTAGCCAATTATTATCACTgtctttgttttatatattatatatttagatttcttttgtttttgtttcttgattATGGGAGAAAATTTATGTCTTATTAATCTTAATTTGTGTTATGTTTAAATTGGTgtgtttttgtaaatattttaattaattttattgcaaAAAATGTtgcaaattaactattttttaaaattattaatatatataaatttaattactcgTTTAgtctatgtaatttttaaatttattttttttagtttttataaccaataagtgaattttttagtctttaaaatttatgttttaatccATCCTTGAATTTGTTTAATTCCGTGTAAAgaattataacaataaatactttttaaaaattaaaatataaattttaaggattaaaaaattcacttattaatcATAgtgactaaataaaataaatttaaaaattataagaaatatatatatatatatatatatatatatatatatatgaaattaattaatttaaatataaaaaaatatggcataaaaatataCTGATACTCCATGAGATTTTGTCGAATTACACACATtattcttaacatttttttacccCTACATTGAGTCCACGAAATTAATGTATATATCAATATCGACATCAATATGATTAgttataatgtttttaaaacaaaaaatcatatagAGTAACAAAGTAgagatattttgtttaatttaacaaaacctCATATATGTCAACATAATttgttcaaatatatatatatatatatatggtaaaatttattttactaattatatatccaaaattaaattaaattgcaagtttttaaatattttttttaaattcaattttcttcttttggcgTAGAGGATGGCCAGGGGCCCCAAAAAAGGATTTATGGCTCGATCTGTGGGGGTAGTCAGCCCCATCAGGtccttaatataaattatattattttaaattcacgtttacttaaaattaattttataaaattattttaatttaaaataaattcctcAAATACACCTAAACACAAACAGAAGAATTTGCAGGGCaaacaatta encodes the following:
- the LOC100785283 gene encoding putative UPF0481 protein At3g02645, encoding MRNQDDVVNSIRAMLEKAEAPVTDECCIYRVPFDIRKLNEDAYTPKVVSIGPFHHKGNPRLQNMEKHKLIYCNAFLKRSNTGLETWIRYIQDVEPRFRSCYSDALEFTKEELLKIILVDSGFIFELFWLTYYEENSGNNGSILLKPWLTTNVRLDLLLLENQLPFFVLDHLFGLSMQSYTSTSGRGGKKNIPPFIAFTFDYFSFYNRSELNFHGVMIKHFTDLLRTFHLQHPQQNRIEKTVVHLPSAAELSEAGVRFKANTTSKCCLLDLKFSGGVLEIPQLKVQDWTELIFRNMVALEQCHYPYHSFVTDYVAVLDFLVNTSRDVDVLVRKGVLVNWLGDSDSVADMFNGLWKNVTHINFSSHYSELCQKLNAFCRNPCHKLKSTLRRDYCKTPWQIAVSIAGIVLLVLSLVQSVCSVLQVIQQ